From Flavobacterium sp. 102, a single genomic window includes:
- a CDS encoding NAD(P)/FAD-dependent oxidoreductase yields the protein MIETDILIIGAGPTGLFTVFEAGLLKLKCHIIDALPQPGGQLAELYPKKPIYDIPGYPEVLAGDLVTNLMEQIKQFQPGFTLGQTAETIEKLEDGSFIVTTNEGTKHKAKAIAIAGGLGTFEPRKPILKDIEFYEKEDRGVDYFVKDPEKYRGKNIVISGGGDSALDWSIFLSDVASSVTLVHRRNEFRGALDSVEKVQELKSAGKIKLITPGEVVGFKGSERIESVDIEVNGARMNVVTDYFIPLFGLTPKLGPIANWGLEIEKNAIKVNNALDYQTNIEGIYAIGDVNIYPGKLKLILCGFHEATLMCQSVYQRVNPGKKYVLKYTTVSGIDGFDGTRKEAEKAVVKSID from the coding sequence ATGATTGAAACAGATATACTAATAATCGGTGCCGGTCCAACAGGACTTTTTACTGTTTTCGAAGCAGGATTATTAAAATTAAAATGCCACATAATTGACGCTTTGCCACAACCCGGAGGACAATTAGCAGAATTGTATCCCAAAAAACCCATTTACGATATTCCCGGTTATCCGGAAGTATTGGCGGGTGATTTGGTGACCAATTTAATGGAGCAAATCAAACAATTCCAACCCGGATTTACCTTAGGACAAACCGCCGAAACCATTGAAAAACTAGAAGACGGAAGTTTTATTGTAACCACTAATGAAGGTACTAAGCATAAAGCTAAAGCGATTGCGATTGCCGGTGGCTTGGGAACATTTGAACCAAGAAAACCAATTCTGAAAGACATAGAATTTTACGAAAAAGAAGATCGTGGCGTGGATTACTTCGTCAAAGATCCTGAAAAATACCGAGGAAAAAACATCGTGATTTCCGGTGGTGGCGATTCTGCCTTGGATTGGAGTATTTTCCTTTCTGATGTAGCGTCTTCAGTGACTTTGGTACACCGAAGAAATGAATTTCGCGGCGCTTTAGACTCTGTTGAAAAAGTGCAAGAATTGAAATCGGCAGGAAAAATAAAGTTAATTACTCCCGGAGAGGTTGTCGGATTCAAAGGTTCAGAACGAATCGAATCTGTAGATATTGAAGTTAACGGCGCTCGCATGAATGTCGTGACCGATTATTTTATTCCGCTTTTTGGGTTGACGCCAAAACTAGGGCCTATCGCCAATTGGGGATTAGAAATCGAGAAGAATGCGATTAAAGTGAACAACGCTTTAGACTATCAAACCAATATCGAAGGTATTTACGCTATCGGTGATGTCAATATTTATCCGGGCAAATTGAAGTTGATTCTTTGTGGTTTCCACGAAGCGACTTTGATGTGCCAAAGTGTTTACCAAAGAGTAAATCCGGGCAAAAAATATGTATTGAAATACACCACAGTTTCCGGGATTGATGGTTTTGACGGAACACGGAAAGAAGCCGAAAAAGCGGTAGTAAAATCGATAGACTAA
- a CDS encoding 2Fe-2S iron-sulfur cluster-binding protein encodes MANDVTITITDREGISHEVQAPTDMNMNIMELVRAYELAPEGTIGICGGMAMCASCQCYVLNDFPLPEKSDDEQAMLWEAFNVKDNSRLGCQIHITEDLNGLEIELAPEA; translated from the coding sequence ATGGCAAACGACGTTACCATAACCATAACTGATCGCGAAGGCATCAGTCACGAAGTACAAGCACCAACTGATATGAATATGAACATCATGGAACTCGTTCGTGCTTACGAATTGGCACCCGAAGGAACCATCGGGATTTGTGGCGGCATGGCGATGTGTGCTTCTTGTCAGTGTTATGTTTTAAATGATTTCCCGTTACCGGAGAAAAGTGATGATGAGCAAGCTATGCTTTGGGAAGCCTTTAATGTTAAGGATAACAGCCGCTTGGGTTGCCAAATTCACATCACAGAAGACCTTAACGGACTCGAAATAGAATTGGCGCCGGAAGCATAA
- a CDS encoding acyl-CoA dehydrogenase family protein, protein MKPDLFQAPDYYNLDDLLTDEHKLVRDSARAWVKREVSPIIEDYAQRAEFPKQIIKGLGEIGGFGPYIPEEYGGAGLDQISYGLIMQEIERGDSGVRSTSSVQSSLVMYPIWKFGTEEQRQKYLPKLATGEFMGCFGLTEPDHGSNPSGMTTNYKDMGDHYLLNGAKMWISNAPFADIAVVWAKNEEGRIHGLIVERGMEGFTTPETHNKWSLRASATGELIFDNVKVPKENLMPGKSGLGAPMQCLDSARYGIAWGAIGAAMDCYDTALRYAKERIQFDKPIASFQLQQKKLAEMITEITKAQLLTWRLGVLRNEGKATTAQISMAKRNNVDMAIHIAREARQMLGGMGITGDYSIMRHSMNLESVITYEGTHDIHLLITGADITGIPAFK, encoded by the coding sequence ATGAAACCAGATTTATTTCAAGCTCCGGATTACTATAATTTAGATGATTTATTAACGGATGAACACAAATTAGTGCGTGATTCTGCTCGTGCTTGGGTGAAACGCGAAGTTTCTCCCATCATAGAAGATTATGCGCAACGTGCAGAATTTCCAAAACAAATCATCAAAGGTTTGGGTGAAATTGGCGGATTCGGACCTTATATTCCGGAAGAATACGGCGGTGCCGGTTTGGACCAAATTTCATACGGTTTAATCATGCAAGAAATTGAAAGAGGTGATTCCGGTGTGCGTTCAACGTCATCAGTACAATCGTCTTTGGTGATGTATCCAATATGGAAATTCGGAACCGAAGAACAACGTCAAAAATATTTACCAAAATTGGCTACGGGAGAATTCATGGGTTGTTTCGGACTGACCGAACCTGATCATGGTTCGAATCCTTCCGGCATGACCACCAACTACAAAGATATGGGCGACCATTATTTGTTGAATGGTGCCAAAATGTGGATTTCAAACGCACCATTTGCGGACATCGCTGTAGTTTGGGCCAAAAATGAAGAAGGCAGAATCCACGGCTTAATCGTAGAAAGAGGCATGGAAGGTTTTACCACACCGGAAACGCATAACAAATGGTCACTTCGCGCTTCGGCAACAGGCGAATTGATTTTTGACAACGTAAAAGTACCCAAAGAAAACTTAATGCCGGGCAAATCTGGTCTTGGGGCACCAATGCAGTGTTTGGATTCAGCGCGTTACGGAATCGCTTGGGGCGCTATTGGTGCTGCAATGGATTGTTACGACACGGCTTTGCGTTATGCCAAAGAAAGAATACAGTTTGACAAACCGATTGCCAGTTTCCAATTGCAACAAAAGAAATTAGCCGAAATGATTACCGAAATCACCAAAGCACAATTATTGACTTGGCGTTTAGGCGTTTTGAGAAACGAAGGAAAAGCGACAACCGCTCAAATCTCAATGGCGAAAAGAAATAACGTGGATATGGCGATTCACATCGCTCGCGAAGCCCGTCAAATGTTAGGCGGAATGGGAATTACCGGAGATTATTCAATTATGCGCCACAGCATGAACTTGGAATCCGTGATTACTTATGAAGGAACACACGACATTCACTTGTTGATTACCGGGGCGGATATTACAGGAATTCCGGCTTTTAAATAA
- a CDS encoding SGNH/GDSL hydrolase family protein, which produces MKYLAKIFSSLFLSLLLIGCSSDENEIVIAPVNYKYLALGDSYTYGQSVCADCRFPEQLKDSLSQYLNTSDTFDIKLIAETGWTTTSLKAVIAGEPITNDYDLVTLLIGVNNQFQGRPFYIYEQEFPELINTAISKAKGDKNKVIVVSIPDYAYTPYGQGSIAISEGVYAYNEFARNYCLANDITFVNITDITRAGLLQPELVASDGLHPSTIAYSKFVERILPEAKIKLGL; this is translated from the coding sequence ATGAAATACTTGGCTAAAATATTTTCATCGCTCTTTCTTAGCTTATTGCTTATAGGTTGCAGTTCGGATGAAAACGAAATTGTAATTGCTCCGGTAAACTATAAATATTTAGCCTTAGGCGACAGTTATACCTATGGTCAAAGTGTTTGTGCCGATTGCAGATTTCCCGAACAACTTAAAGACAGCCTTAGCCAATACTTAAATACAAGTGATACTTTTGACATCAAACTTATTGCCGAAACCGGTTGGACAACGACCAGTTTAAAAGCTGTTATTGCCGGCGAACCGATAACAAATGACTATGACTTGGTTACGCTTTTGATTGGCGTAAACAATCAATTTCAAGGGAGGCCTTTCTATATCTACGAACAAGAATTTCCCGAATTGATAAATACTGCCATTTCAAAGGCCAAAGGAGATAAAAACAAAGTCATTGTCGTTTCGATTCCAGACTATGCTTACACGCCCTACGGACAAGGTTCAATCGCCATTTCGGAAGGCGTTTATGCTTATAACGAATTTGCCAGAAATTATTGTTTGGCCAACGATATTACTTTTGTCAACATCACTGACATTACCAGAGCCGGTTTGCTCCAACCCGAATTAGTTGCCAGCGACGGCTTGCATCCATCGACTATTGCTTATTCTAAATTTGTGGAAAGGATTTTACCTGAAGCGAAAATAAAGTTAGGACTTTAA
- a CDS encoding ferritin-like domain-containing protein, whose translation MLNHPELVDLLKKAYSAEKAAAFAYQGHAGSVKDKVQKAAIHQIEIDEWNHRKEVLEIMNDFDISISKWYEFKFHVIGKVISGSCYVIGWFMPFYFAGRLESGNVCEYFRMMHFFNSLGITKYDQALYEMGIKEKEHEIYFLDKIKDSKLLPFFEKLFSWGTGKGFNDIDLDKKYPVEQSNQYCKK comes from the coding sequence ATGCTAAACCATCCTGAATTAGTAGACCTGTTAAAAAAAGCTTATTCTGCCGAAAAAGCAGCTGCTTTCGCCTATCAAGGTCATGCCGGTTCAGTAAAAGATAAAGTGCAAAAAGCCGCCATTCACCAAATTGAAATTGACGAGTGGAATCATAGAAAAGAAGTGCTGGAAATCATGAACGATTTTGACATTTCCATTTCCAAATGGTATGAATTTAAATTTCATGTGATTGGCAAAGTGATTTCGGGCAGTTGTTATGTTATCGGTTGGTTTATGCCATTCTATTTTGCCGGAAGATTGGAAAGCGGTAACGTTTGCGAGTATTTCCGAATGATGCATTTTTTTAATTCGTTAGGGATTACCAAATACGACCAAGCGTTGTACGAAATGGGCATCAAAGAGAAAGAACACGAAATTTATTTTCTGGACAAAATAAAAGACAGTAAACTGCTTCCTTTTTTTGAAAAGCTTTTTTCATGGGGAACCGGCAAAGGTTTTAACGATATTGATTTAGACAAAAAATACCCGGTGGAACAATCCAACCAATATTGCAAAAAATAA
- a CDS encoding DUF3050 domain-containing protein — translation MTISIINEKIQSQKDILLQHPLYEKVKTIDDLHQFLESHVYAVWDFMSLLKALQRQLTSTTTPWFATANPETRYLINEIVLAEESDLTLDGKRLSHFEMYVDAMQSCGACTQELDAFLQNVIDTKNVFIAIKQSDLHTDVKAFLDFTFRVIEEGKVHKIAAAFTFGREDLIPNMFTEILKNFQQNFPDVDLSKLIYYFERHIELDADEHGPMAMQMINELCQDDAQKWKEVEEVSILALEKRIGLWNAIEEKIEASLALA, via the coding sequence ATGACCATATCTATCATCAACGAGAAAATTCAATCACAGAAAGACATTTTACTCCAACATCCGTTATACGAAAAAGTAAAAACTATTGACGATTTACATCAATTTTTAGAAAGTCACGTGTATGCCGTTTGGGATTTTATGTCGCTGTTGAAAGCATTGCAGCGCCAATTGACCAGCACTACAACACCTTGGTTTGCTACAGCAAATCCGGAAACCAGGTATTTGATTAACGAAATTGTTTTGGCCGAAGAAAGCGATTTGACTTTAGACGGAAAACGTTTAAGTCATTTCGAAATGTATGTCGATGCCATGCAAAGTTGTGGCGCTTGTACCCAAGAATTAGACGCTTTTCTTCAAAACGTAATCGATACTAAAAATGTCTTCATCGCCATCAAACAAAGTGATTTACATACGGACGTAAAAGCATTTTTAGACTTTACTTTCCGCGTAATTGAAGAAGGTAAAGTGCATAAAATTGCGGCCGCATTTACTTTTGGCAGAGAAGATTTGATTCCGAATATGTTTACCGAAATCCTGAAAAACTTCCAGCAAAATTTCCCTGATGTTGATTTGTCTAAATTGATTTACTATTTCGAAAGACACATCGAATTAGATGCCGACGAACACGGACCAATGGCGATGCAAATGATTAACGAACTTTGTCAGGACGATGCTCAAAAATGGAAAGAAGTCGAAGAAGTTTCCATTTTAGCTTTAGAAAAAAGAATTGGGCTTTGGAATGCCATTGAAGAAAAAATAGAAGCCAGTTTGGCATTGGCTTAA